The Phragmites australis chromosome 15, lpPhrAust1.1, whole genome shotgun sequence genome window below encodes:
- the LOC133893555 gene encoding uncharacterized protein LOC133893555 → MEALSLIDVSAEDDLLDLASPPMPPPPSLRPDPPHAGCPPAAAGGAVDPDGMMEEQAPQRTESPKQRKAKTGANLRKSLAWDSAFFTSEGVLDTEELAIVNSTFRKTQGSRLPGIMEEMRGSGESTTSTLESESWAMESLEAKLFDNVRASIQRSLGKPNKVPGGPPTSSKPPKVTANAPRVAARKGVDRMPQTKMRAPFLTSQGVVGGKQRPQVTSKEPTAARVTLPGAAEAKPSSKPPRALPRVATMRPSTNTAITSGISGKRSSTGGVVNRQAVGNSANTPANMRPSVVTKSSSISKSGAFHGISMDTKPDAKIKSATLGNNNRTAQRVPVRSSSRSDITKTNPSRSSGNKIPARGHGDRASPSISPSSSIDSMSSVISGASTASTVGKMSHTSDSLNTLSTSLSPSLRKSNDGPPTTKRESSGTAASGDNSKATADTTSQGKGFKPSGLRRPTPKIGYFDAEKFIDQNIGAQVQLQSMNIQCSLPATPKSQPSSTQITYAASSTFGQQESKSTAAPHEESSASKSKAANEVHLKVAEMEVEPFKVSEPEACTRQTGPVVAETEAEKSIAQNIGAQVQLQPMKIQCSLPATPNTQPSSTRTMNSASSTFVQQESKPTAALSEETSASKSKASKAVPLKVAQMELEPLNVVEHEACAHQTGPMVATNTAKENIPALHQNIQANVDATSSAVDLLTQKLSSISIGETTPGLAS, encoded by the exons ATGGAGGCGCTGTCGCTCATCGACGTCTCCGCCGAGGATGATCTCCTCGACCTCGCCTCCCCGCCCATGCCCCCGCCCCCCTCGCTCCGTCCCGATCCGCCACACGCAG GCTGTCCTCCAGCGGCGGCGGGCGGTGCTGTGGATCCCGACGGTATGATGGAGGAGCAGGCCCCCCAGCGGACGGAGTCTCCGAAGCAGCGGAAGGCCAAGACGGGAGCGAACCTTCGCAAGAGCTTGGCTTGGGACAGCGCCTTTTTTACCAGTGAAG GTGTTCTGGATACCGAGGAATTGGCCATTGTAAACAGCACCTTCCGCAAGACACAGGGTTCCAGGCTGCCTGGAATCATGGAGGAAATGAGAGGATCGGGGGAGTCGACAACCTCAACTCTGGAAAGCGAAAGCTGGGCTATGGAAAGCCTTGAGGCCAAGCTGTTTGACAATGTCCGTGCTTCGATCCAGAGATCACTTGGCAAACCTAATAAAGTTCCAGGTGGCCCTCCTACTAGCTCAAAACCCCCAAAGGTCACAGCAAATGCACCTCGTGTTGCAG CAAGGAAGGGAGTTGATCGGATGCCTCAGACTAAG ATGAGGGCTCCTTTTTTAACAAGCCAAGGAGTTGTTGGTGGTAAACAAAGGCCCCAAGTCACCTCAAAAGAGCCTACAGCTGCAAGAGTG ACTTTGCCAGGAGCTGCAGAAGCAAAACCATCCTCAAAACCTCCGAGGGCTCTGCCAAGAGTTGCTACAATGAGGCCATCAACTAACACAGCTATCACATCTGGGATTTCAGGCAAAAGAAGCAGCACTG GGGGTGTAGTAAACAGACAGGCAGTTGGGAATTCTGCCAATACTCCAGCTAACATGCGACCTAGTGTGGTAACAAAGTCCAGTTCAATCTCGAAATCAGGTGCCTTCCATGGTATTTCGATGGATACTAAGCCAGATGcaaaaataaaatcagcaaCCCTAGGCAACAATAATAGGACAGCTCAGAGGGTCCCTGTTCGTTCATCGTCAAGATCTGATATAACTAAAACTAACCCATCAAGATCATCAGGAAACAAGATCCCAGCTAGGGGTCATGGTGACCGTGCATCGCCTAGCATTTCACCTAGCAGCTCTATTGACAGCATGAGCTCTGTGATTTCTGGGGCTTCAACAGCTTCCACTGTAGGGAAGATGAGCCATACATCCGATAGTTTGAATACACTGTCTACTTCATTGTCCCCTTCCCTCAGAAAGAGCAATGATGGCCCACCAACCACAAAGCGAGAGTCTTCAGGAACAGCAGCATCTGGGGATAATTCAAAAGCGACTGCAGACACAACCAGCCAGGGAAAAGGTTTTAAGCCATCGGGGTTGCGAAGGCCTACACCCAAGATAGGATATTTTGATGCT GAGAAATTCATTGACCAAAACATTGGTGCACAAGTGCAACTGCAATCCATGAATATCCAGTGTTCGCTACCTGCCACACCGAAATCTCAGCCATCTTCTACTCAGATCACTTATGCCGCATCATCTACCTTTGGTCAACAAGAATCAAAATCTACTGCAGCACCTCATGAGGAAAGCAGTGCTTCCAAAAGTAAGGCAGCAAATGAGGTGCATCTCAAAGTTGCAGAAATGGAAGTAGAACCTTTTAAGGTGTCCGAACCTGAAGCGTGCACGCGCCAGACCGGCCCAGTGGTGGCCGAAACTGAAGCT GAAAAATCCATCGCCCAAAACATTGGTGCACAGGTGCAACTGCAACCCATGAAGATCCAGTGTTCGCTTCCTGCCACACCGAACACTCAGCCATCTTCTACTCGGACCATGAACTCTGCATCATCTACCTTTGTTCAACAAGAATCAAAACCTACAGCAGCACTTTCTGAGGAAACCAGTGCTTCCAAAAGTAAGGCATCAAAGGCGGTGCCTCTCAAAGTTGCACAAATGGAATTAGAACCTCTTAACGTGGTCGAACATGAAGCGTGCGCGCACCAGACTGGGCCAATGGTGGCTACTAACACTGCAAAGGAGAACATTCCAGCCCTGCACCAGAATATCCAGGCTAATGTTGATGCAACTTCATCAGCAGTTGATCTGTTGACCCAGAAGCTATCCTCCATTTCCATTGGGGAGACGACGCCTGGCCTGGCGTCCTGA